Proteins encoded within one genomic window of Sphingomonas sp. NBWT7:
- a CDS encoding SGNH/GDSL hydrolase family protein, whose amino-acid sequence MSAADVIARGMAAQARAAVATNNRHARLIAAAAASERRNPIVLPPWLAPPAYASNTAYSVGQVVANAGGWFMCGIAGTSPASGGGPTTTASGQYVADGATAVYWTYLGGARAADPGDGAPAVSAVTSNPSLGANWLPASFPASYRVRGAAPTAYRGSFWSLGSFEAKAGVVACAGASVGFDCDADKLAIFLPANSAQLRFIVDGRYLMPGSHVVGGADQWLVIDWTASTGRRLRSYEVETGKSAAYFGCAQTPLSASVSAGASGAPRLVVIGDSYNAGSSYGPWLAGGSIAQLVAKRLGWRDAWNLSAGGTGYLNPSAAAFHTYRQRVPQALALSPDVVLLMGSTNDTGYSPAQVQAEVLATVQAIRAGTRAPIIVVGVPSINLAGAAATEAAMQAGVAQAGDPLTFFVPIAGATPPWVLGSWNNASGVPAGAANNGLYVAADNVHPPEIGYDYYAQRVERAVRASVLPVLAAG is encoded by the coding sequence ATGAGCGCGGCGGACGTGATCGCGCGCGGCATGGCGGCGCAGGCGCGCGCAGCGGTGGCGACGAACAATCGCCACGCGCGGCTGATCGCGGCGGCGGCGGCGAGCGAGCGGCGCAACCCGATTGTCCTGCCGCCGTGGCTGGCACCGCCCGCCTACGCGTCCAACACCGCTTATTCGGTGGGGCAGGTGGTCGCCAATGCGGGCGGCTGGTTCATGTGCGGGATTGCCGGCACCAGTCCGGCGAGCGGCGGCGGGCCGACGACGACGGCGAGCGGGCAATATGTCGCCGATGGGGCGACCGCGGTCTATTGGACGTATCTGGGCGGCGCACGCGCGGCCGATCCGGGCGACGGCGCACCGGCGGTGTCGGCGGTGACGAGCAACCCGTCGCTCGGCGCGAACTGGTTGCCGGCGAGCTTTCCCGCGTCGTACCGCGTGCGCGGCGCGGCGCCCACCGCGTATCGCGGCAGCTTCTGGTCGCTCGGCAGCTTCGAGGCGAAGGCGGGCGTGGTCGCGTGCGCCGGCGCGTCGGTGGGATTCGACTGCGACGCCGACAAGCTGGCGATCTTTCTGCCGGCCAATTCGGCGCAGCTGCGCTTCATCGTCGACGGGCGCTATCTGATGCCCGGCAGCCATGTGGTCGGCGGGGCGGACCAGTGGCTGGTGATCGACTGGACGGCGAGCACCGGCCGGCGGCTGCGCAGCTACGAGGTCGAGACCGGCAAGAGCGCGGCCTATTTCGGCTGTGCGCAGACGCCGCTGTCGGCGAGCGTCAGCGCGGGGGCTAGCGGGGCGCCGCGGCTGGTGGTGATCGGCGACAGCTATAATGCGGGATCGAGCTACGGGCCGTGGCTGGCGGGCGGATCGATCGCGCAGCTCGTCGCCAAGCGGCTCGGCTGGCGCGACGCTTGGAACCTGTCCGCGGGGGGCACGGGCTATCTCAATCCGTCGGCCGCGGCGTTCCACACCTATCGACAGCGCGTGCCGCAGGCGCTCGCACTCTCGCCCGACGTCGTGCTGCTGATGGGATCGACCAACGATACCGGCTATTCGCCCGCGCAGGTGCAGGCCGAGGTACTGGCGACGGTGCAGGCGATCCGCGCGGGTACGCGCGCGCCGATCATCGTCGTCGGCGTGCCGTCGATCAACCTCGCCGGTGCGGCCGCGACCGAGGCGGCGATGCAGGCCGGCGTGGCGCAGGCGGGCGACCCGTTGACGTTCTTCGTCCCGATTGCGGGGGCGACGCCGCCGTGGGTGTTAGGTAGCTGGAACAATGCGAGCGGGGTGCCGGCGGGCGCGGCCAATAACGGGCTCTACGTCGCGGCGGACAACGTTCATCCGCCAGAGATCGGCTATGATTACTACGCGCAGCGGGTCGAGCGCGCGGTGCGGGCGAGCGTGCTGCCGGTGCTCGCCGCCGGCTGA
- a CDS encoding acyltransferase family protein, giving the protein MGERIGWLDKARAIGIVAVVIGHVTRDPATWAAMFHFHLPLFFMASGMVFTPRPWRETARRQAVSLLLPYVMWLALVAVIDVAIAAALGHRTYLPWDRPMVAIARMALGGTYLVGPFGIFWFVTCLYLVQIAGSAVVRRGGRSVWIAAVAALGIAHVMHHWPSPWGMIGVPLGLFFFLAGVLYRRHLARLGRGAMLAAGAMAALVLVTAPLDIKIADYGTPVASSVAAPGLCHLIFVAARYVPSPPLAAIGQASLVIMYAHLTIAYALRDRLPDAVVIVLAVAAPTGLWWLLRRSAVTARLLLGERRTTALATIAGARRRSPSA; this is encoded by the coding sequence ATGGGGGAGCGCATCGGCTGGCTGGACAAGGCGCGCGCGATCGGGATCGTCGCGGTGGTGATCGGCCACGTCACGCGCGATCCCGCGACATGGGCGGCGATGTTCCATTTCCACCTGCCGCTGTTCTTCATGGCATCGGGCATGGTGTTCACGCCGCGGCCGTGGCGTGAGACGGCGCGGCGGCAGGCGGTGAGTTTGCTGTTGCCGTATGTAATGTGGCTGGCGCTGGTCGCGGTAATCGATGTCGCGATCGCTGCGGCGCTGGGGCATCGCACCTATCTGCCGTGGGACCGTCCAATGGTGGCAATCGCGCGGATGGCGCTCGGCGGCACCTATCTCGTCGGGCCGTTCGGCATCTTCTGGTTCGTCACCTGCCTGTATCTGGTGCAGATCGCCGGCAGCGCGGTGGTGCGGCGGGGCGGGCGATCGGTGTGGATCGCGGCGGTGGCCGCGCTCGGCATCGCGCACGTCATGCACCATTGGCCGAGCCCGTGGGGGATGATCGGGGTGCCGCTCGGCCTGTTCTTCTTCCTCGCGGGCGTGCTTTATCGACGGCATCTGGCACGGCTCGGCCGCGGCGCGATGCTGGCGGCGGGCGCGATGGCGGCGCTGGTGCTGGTGACGGCGCCGCTCGACATCAAGATCGCCGACTATGGCACGCCGGTGGCGAGCAGCGTCGCCGCGCCCGGGCTATGCCATCTGATTTTCGTCGCCGCCCGATACGTGCCTTCGCCACCGCTTGCCGCAATCGGTCAGGCAAGCCTCGTCATCATGTACGCGCATCTGACGATCGCCTACGCGCTGCGCGACAGGTTGCCCGACGCGGTGGTGATCGTGCTCGCGGTCGCGGCACCGACCGGGTTGTGGTGGCTGCTGCGTCGCTCCGCTGTAACGGCGCGTCTCCTGCTCGGCGAAAGGCGCACGACGGCGTTGGCGACGATCGCCGGCGCGCGGCGGCGCTCGCCCTCGGCATAG
- a CDS encoding glutathione S-transferase family protein yields MAKPIITAFDWVPDFARGQVRDLRVRWALEEVGQPYDVLYLAQGTQKADAHRARQPFGQVPTYEDGGLILFESGAIVLHVAERHGTLLPRDPAARARAIGWMFAALNSVEPSIMDHAFATLFEAGEPWSKPRLPSIEQRIHDRFGEVARRLGDREWLEDDTFTAGDLMMISVLRIMEEDGFLSPHPNLAAYVARGTARPAFQRALADQLAGFTGSPPPEFAAWLKQQGETA; encoded by the coding sequence ATGGCGAAACCGATCATCACCGCGTTCGACTGGGTGCCCGATTTCGCGCGCGGGCAGGTGCGCGACCTGCGCGTGCGCTGGGCGCTCGAGGAGGTCGGCCAGCCGTATGACGTGCTGTATCTTGCGCAGGGCACCCAGAAGGCAGACGCACATCGCGCGCGCCAGCCGTTCGGCCAGGTGCCGACGTACGAGGATGGCGGGCTGATCCTGTTCGAATCGGGCGCGATCGTGCTGCACGTCGCCGAGCGGCACGGCACGCTGCTGCCGCGCGATCCCGCGGCGCGTGCCCGTGCGATCGGGTGGATGTTCGCCGCGCTCAACAGCGTAGAGCCATCGATCATGGACCACGCCTTCGCGACGCTGTTCGAGGCCGGCGAGCCGTGGTCGAAGCCGCGGCTGCCGTCGATCGAACAGCGGATCCACGACCGCTTCGGCGAGGTGGCGCGGCGGCTGGGCGACCGAGAGTGGCTGGAGGACGACACCTTCACCGCGGGTGACCTCATGATGATATCGGTCCTGCGCATCATGGAGGAGGACGGCTTCCTCTCGCCGCATCCCAATCTCGCCGCTTATGTCGCGCGCGGCACCGCGCGGCCGGCGTTCCAGCGCGCACTCGCCGACCAGCTGGCCGGGTTTACCGGCAGCCCGCCGCCCGAGTTCGCTGCATGGCTCAAGCAGCAGGGAGAGACGGCGTGA
- a CDS encoding DUF1428 domain-containing protein — protein MTYVDGFVVAVPTAHKQRYIDYAEGALDLFKEFGATRMVEGWGDDVPRGQVNDLYRAVQATGDETVLLSWVEYPDRATRDAAGEKMMRDPGMETMGAMPFDGSRMIYGGFALLHEAGGGGACGYIDGVVLPVRTDKREAYRDFARTSAGAFLDHGASRVVDTWGGDVPDGKVTDFRRAAHLQDEETVALGWIEWPSKEVRDAAWERLMRDERLMGDGDRPFDGMRMMFGAFVLVVDR, from the coding sequence GTGACCTACGTCGACGGCTTCGTGGTCGCGGTGCCGACCGCCCACAAGCAGCGCTATATCGATTATGCCGAGGGCGCGCTCGATCTGTTCAAGGAGTTCGGCGCGACCCGCATGGTCGAGGGGTGGGGCGACGATGTGCCACGCGGCCAGGTGAACGACCTGTACCGCGCGGTACAGGCGACCGGCGACGAGACGGTGCTGTTGAGTTGGGTCGAATATCCCGATCGTGCGACGCGCGACGCCGCGGGCGAGAAGATGATGCGCGATCCGGGGATGGAGACGATGGGCGCGATGCCGTTCGACGGCAGCCGCATGATCTACGGCGGGTTCGCGCTGCTGCATGAGGCGGGCGGCGGCGGCGCGTGCGGCTATATCGACGGCGTCGTCCTGCCCGTGCGGACCGACAAGCGCGAGGCGTATCGCGACTTTGCGCGGACGTCGGCGGGTGCCTTTCTCGATCACGGTGCATCGCGCGTCGTCGATACCTGGGGCGGCGACGTGCCCGACGGCAAGGTCACCGATTTCCGCCGCGCGGCGCATCTGCAGGACGAAGAGACGGTGGCGCTGGGGTGGATCGAGTGGCCGTCGAAAGAAGTGCGCGACGCGGCGTGGGAGCGACTGATGCGCGACGAACGGCTGATGGGCGACGGCGATCGCCCGTTCGACGGCATGCGCATGATGTTCGGCGCATTCGTGCTCGTCGTCGATCGCTGA
- a CDS encoding VOC family protein translates to MTTDKLVTCVWFDLGQAREAATFYAGLFPDSHVGAVQASPADNPSMAQGEELTVEFTVLGQPFLGLNGGPNFVPNEAVSFMVLTDDQAETDRYWDAIVGNGGAESACGWCKDRWGFSWQITPRVLMAAMADPDRAAAKRAMEAMMTMHKIDVAAIERAWRGETAA, encoded by the coding sequence ATGACGACCGACAAGCTCGTGACCTGCGTGTGGTTCGATCTCGGCCAGGCGCGCGAGGCGGCGACCTTCTATGCCGGGCTGTTTCCGGACAGTCATGTCGGCGCGGTGCAGGCGTCGCCCGCCGACAATCCGTCGATGGCGCAGGGCGAGGAGCTGACGGTCGAATTCACCGTGCTCGGCCAGCCCTTCCTCGGCCTCAACGGCGGACCCAACTTCGTTCCCAACGAGGCGGTCAGTTTCATGGTGCTGACCGACGATCAGGCCGAGACCGATCGCTATTGGGACGCGATCGTCGGTAACGGCGGGGCGGAGAGCGCGTGCGGCTGGTGCAAGGATCGCTGGGGCTTCTCGTGGCAGATCACGCCGCGCGTCCTGATGGCGGCGATGGCCGATCCCGATCGCGCCGCGGCGAAGCGCGCGATGGAAGCGATGATGACGATGCACAAGATCGACGTCGCCGCGATCGAGCGCGCCTGGCGCGGGGAGACGGCGGCATGA
- a CDS encoding SRPBCC domain-containing protein gives MTHELRIERLIDAPVARVWTAWTQHFAEWFVPRPLRVEVIALELVTGGRSAMVMHGPDGEEQPSEGVYLEVVPERRIVSTDAFAAGWMPQSPFMLRIDDFAPVDGGTRYTATARHWTAEAAAQHAAMGFEAGWNAATDQLVEVVRRLG, from the coding sequence ATGACGCACGAGCTTCGCATCGAGCGGCTGATCGATGCGCCGGTGGCGCGCGTGTGGACGGCGTGGACGCAGCATTTCGCCGAATGGTTCGTGCCCCGGCCGTTGCGCGTCGAGGTGATCGCGCTCGAGCTCGTCACCGGCGGCCGATCGGCGATGGTGATGCATGGCCCCGACGGCGAGGAGCAGCCGAGCGAGGGCGTGTATCTGGAAGTTGTGCCCGAGCGGCGTATTGTCTCGACGGATGCCTTCGCCGCCGGCTGGATGCCGCAGTCGCCTTTCATGCTGCGCATCGACGATTTCGCGCCGGTGGATGGGGGCACGCGCTACACCGCGACTGCGCGGCACTGGACCGCCGAGGCCGCGGCGCAGCACGCGGCGATGGGGTTCGAGGCGGGGTGGAATGCGGCGACCGATCAGTTGGTCGAGGTGGTGCGGCGGCTCGGCTGA
- a CDS encoding S41 family peptidase produces MSRIRKVSAGLCVAALLAGCGGDGGSGGASSGGTAVAPAPSPTPTATAACSLRARQDWAAAQLREWYLFPETLPTSFDPGGATTLQAYVDTLTATARAQSKDRFFTYVTSIAEENAYYSSGSSAGYGVRLAVDAAAQRLFVSEAFEGAPALAAGIDRGTEILAIGTSAGDLRTVASLIQAGGSALTDAFGPPDAGVARVFRVRAPDGTQSDVTVAQRDYALLPVSSRYGIRIIEDGGRRVGYVNLRTFISTADQALRDGFAQFRAAGVTEVIVDLRYNGGGLVATAELFGDLLGGGRSTNDVFSYTTFRPEKAAENRTDFFTPQPQSIAATRIAFIGTGASASASELVINAFTPYLHTNAALIGTNTYGKPVGQIARDLAACDDRLRLVAFATQNAARQGAYYTGLAPVVEATCQASDDLAYPLGDVREASVRQALDFLAGRACTPIGGARPSASAARTSDVAVRREALTPPRPTTIQRETPGAF; encoded by the coding sequence GTGAGTAGAATTCGCAAAGTTTCGGCTGGCCTGTGTGTCGCCGCGCTGCTCGCCGGTTGCGGCGGCGACGGTGGATCGGGCGGGGCAAGCAGCGGCGGCACCGCGGTCGCGCCCGCCCCGAGCCCGACGCCGACCGCGACCGCCGCGTGCAGCCTTCGCGCGCGGCAGGATTGGGCGGCGGCGCAGTTGCGCGAATGGTATCTGTTCCCCGAAACGCTCCCCACGAGTTTCGATCCGGGCGGCGCCACCACGTTGCAGGCGTATGTCGATACGCTCACCGCGACCGCGCGCGCGCAGAGCAAGGACCGCTTCTTCACCTACGTCACCTCGATCGCGGAGGAGAACGCCTATTACAGCTCGGGCTCCAGCGCGGGCTACGGCGTGCGGCTCGCGGTCGACGCGGCGGCGCAGCGCCTGTTCGTCAGCGAGGCGTTCGAGGGCGCGCCGGCGCTCGCCGCGGGGATCGATCGCGGTACCGAGATCCTCGCGATCGGCACGTCCGCGGGCGATCTGCGCACCGTCGCCTCGCTGATCCAGGCGGGCGGCAGCGCACTGACCGACGCGTTCGGCCCGCCCGACGCCGGCGTTGCGCGCGTCTTTCGCGTTCGCGCGCCGGACGGCACGCAATCGGACGTCACCGTGGCGCAGCGCGATTACGCGCTGTTGCCCGTCTCGTCGCGCTACGGCATCCGCATCATCGAGGATGGCGGGCGGCGCGTCGGCTACGTCAACCTGCGCACTTTCATTTCGACGGCCGATCAGGCGCTGCGCGACGGGTTCGCGCAGTTCCGCGCGGCAGGCGTGACGGAAGTGATCGTCGACCTGCGCTACAACGGTGGCGGGCTGGTCGCGACCGCCGAGCTGTTCGGCGATCTGCTCGGTGGCGGGCGCAGCACCAACGACGTGTTCAGCTACACCACCTTCCGCCCCGAGAAGGCGGCGGAGAACCGCACCGACTTTTTCACGCCGCAGCCGCAATCGATCGCGGCGACGCGGATCGCCTTCATCGGCACGGGGGCGAGCGCCTCGGCGAGCGAGCTCGTCATCAACGCCTTCACGCCGTATCTTCACACCAACGCGGCGCTGATCGGCACCAATACCTACGGCAAGCCGGTCGGGCAGATCGCGCGCGATCTCGCCGCGTGCGACGATCGGCTGCGGCTCGTCGCCTTCGCGACGCAGAACGCCGCGCGGCAGGGCGCCTATTACACCGGCCTCGCCCCCGTCGTCGAAGCGACGTGCCAAGCGAGCGACGACCTCGCCTATCCACTCGGTGACGTGCGCGAGGCATCGGTGCGCCAGGCGCTCGACTTCCTCGCGGGACGCGCCTGCACGCCGATCGGCGGCGCCCGCCCGTCGGCCTCGGCGGCCAGGACGAGCGATGTCGCGGTGCGGCGGGAGGCGCTTACGCCGCCGCGCCCGACGACGATCCAGCGCGAGACGCCCGGCGCGTTCTGA
- a CDS encoding DUF1810 domain-containing protein gives MSDDFDLDRFVTAQADSWPAARAELARGRKTTHWMWFVFPQLRGLGRSATAQHYGIVSLAEARAYAVHPVLGPRLIEAARLVAAAPGSADAIMGSVDALKLRSSMTLFAAAADDPAPFVAVLDLFYGGQRDPATIALLAAARDD, from the coding sequence ATGAGCGACGATTTCGATCTCGACCGGTTCGTCACGGCGCAGGCAGATAGCTGGCCTGCCGCCCGCGCCGAGCTCGCGCGCGGGCGCAAGACCACGCACTGGATGTGGTTCGTCTTTCCGCAACTGCGCGGGCTTGGGCGCAGCGCGACGGCGCAGCATTACGGCATCGTCTCGCTGGCGGAGGCGCGCGCCTATGCCGTGCACCCCGTGCTCGGCCCGCGCCTGATCGAAGCGGCCCGGCTGGTGGCGGCGGCGCCGGGGAGCGCCGACGCGATCATGGGCAGCGTCGACGCGCTCAAGCTGCGCTCGTCGATGACGCTATTCGCCGCCGCGGCAGACGATCCTGCACCGTTCGTGGCGGTGCTCGATCTTTTCTACGGCGGTCAGCGCGATCCCGCGACGATCGCGCTGCTCGCCGCGGCACGGGACGACTAG
- a CDS encoding YbhB/YbcL family Raf kinase inhibitor-like protein translates to MLEHIPAWLGRALTSVRAGADKLAIAQTELGGSFGALDLTSPAFAHGGRLPPRFTADGAGVSPPLTWGAAPEGTAMLALLVEDADAPAPQPLVHAIVWGIPADAARLAEGAIVADGDGVAARGDVGRNSYYGEGWLPPDPPTGHGEHRYAFQLFALDADAGDPGASPGRTALLRAMAGHVLAAGLLIGTYARGEAAAATIDQASRAAAST, encoded by the coding sequence ATGCTCGAACATATTCCTGCCTGGCTGGGCCGCGCGCTGACGAGCGTACGCGCCGGTGCGGACAAGTTGGCGATCGCGCAGACGGAGCTGGGCGGCAGCTTCGGCGCGCTCGACCTCACCAGCCCGGCGTTCGCGCATGGCGGGCGGCTGCCGCCGCGCTTCACCGCCGATGGCGCGGGCGTGTCGCCGCCGCTGACGTGGGGCGCCGCGCCAGAAGGCACCGCGATGCTCGCGCTGTTGGTGGAGGATGCCGACGCACCCGCGCCGCAACCACTGGTGCACGCGATCGTCTGGGGCATCCCTGCCGATGCGGCGCGGCTGGCCGAGGGCGCGATCGTCGCGGACGGCGACGGCGTGGCGGCGCGCGGCGATGTCGGGCGCAATTCGTATTATGGCGAGGGCTGGCTGCCGCCCGATCCGCCGACCGGGCATGGCGAGCATCGCTACGCCTTCCAGCTGTTCGCGCTGGATGCGGATGCGGGCGATCCCGGCGCCTCGCCCGGCCGTACCGCGCTGCTGCGCGCGATGGCCGGGCATGTGCTGGCGGCGGGGCTGCTGATCGGCACCTATGCGCGCGGCGAGGCGGCCGCGGCGACGATCGATCAGGCGAGCCGTGCCGCCGCGTCGACATAG